GCCTCCAAACAATAGTCTTTCGAAACGGCTTAGCCAAGTCCCTCCAGCAAGCCCGGCAACTTATCACTCATGGACACATATTTGTAAATGGGCGGAAGGTTACCGCGCCAAGCTACCTTGTCTTACGTGGAGAGGAAGCTTCAATTACCTACGCTCCCACAAGTCCGGTAGCTAACCCAGAACACCCAATCAGAAAAGCAATTATCACTCCACCGAAAGCTGAACCCACTAGCCGAAAAATAGAGGAAGAGGTGGCAGTTTAGTGGCTGAGAAAAAATCTGACAAATGGGGTATCGCACACATCTACAGCTCCTATAACAACACTATAATCCACATAACCGACCTCTCAGGTGCCGAAACTATCGCCCGCTGTAGCGGCGGAATGTTCGTCAAAGCCGACCGTTTAGAATCCAGCCCCTACGCCGCCATGCAAGCCGCCACCCACGCCGCCCAAATCGCCAAAGACAAAGGCATAAACGCAATCCACATTAAAGTCAGAGCACCAGGTGGACACGGAGCCAAAACCCCAGGCCCCGGAGCCCAAGCAGCCATCCGTGCACTAGCAAGAACC
This genomic stretch from Candidatus Bathyarchaeota archaeon harbors:
- a CDS encoding 30S ribosomal protein S11, whose translation is MAEKKSDKWGIAHIYSSYNNTIIHITDLSGAETIARCSGGMFVKADRLESSPYAAMQAATHAAQIAKDKGINAIHIKVRAPGGHGAKTPGPGAQAAIRALARTGLKIGRITDDTPTPHNGTRRPGGRRGRRV